The bacterium region GCCGGTGAACTAGTAGAGGAAATAGAGGTAACCGAATGCCCACAAAGATGGGACCTCCAAAACAAAAACATCGCCTCTGGCGTCTATATCTATTGTATCACCGGTGGAGGTGGAGGAAAGAAGGTAGGAAAAATTGGAATTGTGAAATAAAGATGGAAGTTTTAGAAAAAGAGATTGGCTTTGAACAACTTGGTCTTATGCAACGAAGGCTTGAGATATTAGTGGGAGGAAGGATATCTGAAAGGGAAAAGATGAAAGAGGCAGGAAAGGCAATAAATAGGCTAACCAGAAGAATAGAGGGATTTAAGAGCGTTGAGGAAATCAGGAAATGGAGGGAAAGGGGTGTACATCCTTGATGCCTCAGTGATAGTTAAATGGTTTATTGAAGAGGATGATACCAAGAAAGCAAAGGCTTTAATGGACGGTCATATCAGAGGAAGGTTTGTGTTGATTATGCCAGGCCTTTTGATTTATGAGGTATCAAATGTTTTAAAGATGAGTGGTGGTTTTTCTGAAGATGAAATCCATGAAAGTATTCAGAGATTGTATGATTTGGGCTTGGAAATAGTAGCTCCCCTTCCAAATATTGTTCATCCACCAATTGCTTTGATGTTTAAAAGAAAGATTAGTTTTTATGATGCATTTTATGTCTCATTGGCTGATATGCTTGGTTTTGAATTTATTACCGCGGATGAAAGATTATACACCAAG contains the following coding sequences:
- a CDS encoding type II toxin-antitoxin system VapC family toxin; translation: MYILDASVIVKWFIEEDDTKKAKALMDGHIRGRFVLIMPGLLIYEVSNVLKMSGGFSEDEIHESIQRLYDLGLEIVAPLPNIVHPPIALMFKRKISFYDAFYVSLADMLGFEFITADERLYTKVRDLSFVKLLRNFEFEIRR